One part of the Parabacteroides distasonis ATCC 8503 genome encodes these proteins:
- a CDS encoding RagB/SusD family nutrient uptake outer membrane protein → MKHNKYILALAFASMLTLGSCGDDFLGKEPQGVLTPEALANAQGVELLVTSAYAGLASPVEGYDPYQASPFNWVWGGIYGGDANKGSDPNDQSTVNEIELYNTLSTNGYIKQKWVWVYQMSKRVNLALQVLEKAEDMKEEIRQMRKGELKFLRALAYFEGMRVFGVYLPYIDETNQENDPKVHNDKDIYSLVVADVDDAIANLSDDPKVVGEVGRANKSAAKALKAKILMWHGDLAEAQPILADVLTNGVTSKGMAYGLEDDLDNNFNALTENGKESVFAVQYSNAAENMGGAPFCLAYPHNTGPGGCCGFYQPSFELVNSFQVDANGLPYLNGEYRTKKSVSVRNSDSSQDAVLAVNDNNIAVDPRLDFAVGRFGIPYKDWGFPENGWVRDATNGGIFMPKKHVYSKAEDAAGMKALYGGWAPGSAMNLQYLSVRDLTLLYAECLANAGNLKGAMEQVNKIRRRAALDVNIVKLDDGTPAANYKIAEYPSSHAAFSNKDVCIKAIRMERKLELAMEGERWFDLSRWGGDVMASELKAYVDYEKQYISKFAGASYLPANKTMLPVPDDEILTLGTDPETGTPYLVQPEAWRN, encoded by the coding sequence ATGAAACACAACAAATATATATTAGCGTTGGCTTTTGCCAGTATGCTGACTTTAGGGTCTTGTGGCGATGATTTCTTGGGAAAGGAGCCGCAAGGAGTTTTGACCCCGGAGGCTTTGGCGAATGCTCAAGGTGTGGAGTTGCTGGTTACTAGTGCTTATGCGGGTTTAGCCTCTCCTGTGGAAGGATACGATCCCTATCAAGCTTCTCCGTTTAACTGGGTATGGGGTGGTATTTATGGGGGTGATGCCAACAAGGGATCAGACCCTAACGACCAATCTACGGTGAATGAGATAGAATTGTATAATACATTGTCGACCAATGGCTATATCAAGCAAAAATGGGTTTGGGTGTATCAAATGAGCAAACGTGTTAACTTGGCTCTTCAGGTCTTGGAAAAAGCGGAGGATATGAAGGAGGAAATTCGCCAAATGCGTAAAGGCGAGTTGAAATTCTTACGAGCCTTGGCTTATTTCGAGGGAATGCGTGTGTTTGGTGTTTATCTCCCCTATATTGATGAGACTAATCAAGAGAATGACCCAAAGGTGCATAATGACAAAGATATCTATAGTTTGGTCGTTGCCGACGTGGATGATGCTATAGCGAATTTATCGGATGATCCTAAGGTTGTTGGTGAGGTTGGTCGGGCGAATAAATCCGCAGCGAAGGCTTTGAAGGCTAAGATCTTGATGTGGCATGGTGATTTGGCGGAAGCGCAACCTATCTTAGCGGATGTGTTGACAAATGGTGTTACGTCTAAGGGTATGGCTTATGGACTGGAAGATGATCTGGACAATAACTTCAATGCTTTGACAGAAAATGGTAAGGAATCCGTTTTTGCGGTACAATACTCAAATGCGGCAGAGAATATGGGGGGGGCTCCCTTCTGTTTAGCTTATCCGCATAATACAGGTCCCGGTGGATGTTGTGGTTTCTACCAGCCTTCTTTTGAGTTGGTGAATTCGTTCCAAGTAGATGCGAATGGCCTTCCTTACTTGAACGGTGAATATCGTACGAAGAAGAGTGTATCAGTTCGTAACTCCGATAGTTCCCAAGATGCTGTGCTAGCCGTTAACGATAATAACATTGCGGTCGATCCTCGATTGGATTTTGCTGTAGGTCGTTTTGGTATTCCTTATAAGGATTGGGGATTCCCAGAGAATGGTTGGGTACGAGATGCTACGAATGGCGGTATCTTCATGCCGAAAAAGCATGTATATAGCAAGGCTGAGGATGCGGCTGGTATGAAAGCGTTATATGGTGGTTGGGCACCGGGTTCTGCTATGAACTTGCAATATTTAAGTGTTCGTGACTTAACTTTATTATATGCTGAATGCTTGGCTAACGCTGGGAATCTGAAAGGTGCGATGGAGCAGGTTAACAAGATTCGTCGTCGTGCGGCTTTGGATGTTAATATTGTTAAGTTAGATGATGGGACTCCAGCCGCTAATTATAAGATTGCCGAATATCCTTCTTCACATGCCGCATTCTCAAACAAAGATGTTTGTATCAAGGCGATTCGCATGGAGCGTAAGTTAGAGTTGGCTATGGAAGGTGAGCGCTGGTTCGATTTGTCCCGTTGGGGTGGTGATGTGATGGCTAGTGAGTTGAAAGCCTATGTGGACTATGAGAAACAGTATATCTCTAAGTTTGCGGGTGCCTCTTACCTGCCGGCAAATAAGACAATGTTGCCCGTTCCTGACGATGAGATCTTGACTTTGGGTACAGATCCGGAAACAGGTACTCCGTACTTGGTACAGCCGGAAGCTTGGAGAAACTAA